One genomic segment of Mesoterricola silvestris includes these proteins:
- a CDS encoding hydrogenase maturation protease: MTRDQVLVLGIGNTLLGDEGVGVHVVRRLMEAPAPPGVTYLDGGTGSLVLLEPMQRARRIVLVDATADGNPPGTLRRLSPRFSSDFPPSLAAHDIGLRDLLDSFYLLDQGTPDVVLFTLSIALPQDMTVDLSPHLAQAVPGAAAAVLAEAGRTGPRLSLDSRPDCP, translated from the coding sequence GTGACGCGTGATCAGGTCCTGGTGCTGGGCATCGGCAACACCCTCCTGGGGGACGAGGGGGTGGGAGTCCACGTGGTGCGCCGCCTCATGGAAGCCCCCGCTCCCCCCGGCGTGACGTACCTGGACGGCGGCACCGGGAGCCTGGTGCTCCTGGAACCCATGCAGCGGGCCCGGCGCATCGTCCTGGTGGACGCCACCGCCGACGGCAACCCTCCCGGCACCCTGCGCCGGCTGTCCCCGAGGTTCTCCAGCGACTTCCCCCCCAGCCTCGCCGCCCACGACATCGGGCTCCGGGACCTGCTGGACAGCTTCTACCTCCTGGACCAGGGAACGCCGGACGTGGTGCTCTTCACCCTCAGCATCGCCCTGCCCCAGGACATGACCGTGGACCTGAGCCCCCATCTGGCGCAGGCCGTCCCCGGCGCGGCGGCGGCGGTGCTGGCCGAGGCCGGCCGGACCGGGCCTCGATTGTCCCTGGATTCCCGTCCGGACTGCCCCTAG
- a CDS encoding sulfite exporter TauE/SafE family protein: MIHLWRELTVAAAAFAAGTINSIAGGGTLISFPALLGIGLTGQQANVTSTLALWPGSIGGFLGHREDLKGTRRFALRLVPPSLLGAALGAWLMLATPARTFDLLIPWLILTATLLMAANDSISKALGHVHGGERSRTWWMGAVFFQFLVGIYGGFFGAGIGILMLAALSLLGLTDIHQMNGLKNFLALSINGVAILLFLGAEFLFHGRNVVWGTAALMAVAAMGGGFFGSHMAHRVGRKTVRAIVVGVGFLLTAWYFYKIHKPAVPAVPGLIIHTSNNPVFGNK; this comes from the coding sequence ATGATCCACCTCTGGCGCGAACTCACCGTTGCCGCCGCGGCCTTCGCCGCGGGCACCATCAATTCCATCGCCGGGGGGGGCACGCTGATCTCCTTCCCAGCCCTCCTGGGCATCGGCCTCACGGGACAGCAGGCCAACGTGACCAGCACCCTGGCCCTGTGGCCCGGATCCATCGGGGGCTTCCTGGGGCACCGGGAGGACCTGAAGGGCACCCGCCGCTTCGCCCTGCGCCTCGTGCCCCCTTCCCTCCTGGGCGCGGCCCTGGGCGCCTGGCTCATGCTGGCCACGCCGGCCAGGACCTTCGACCTCCTCATCCCCTGGCTCATCCTCACCGCCACCCTCCTCATGGCCGCCAACGATTCCATCTCCAAGGCCCTGGGCCACGTCCACGGCGGGGAGCGGAGCCGGACCTGGTGGATGGGCGCCGTCTTCTTCCAGTTCCTGGTGGGCATCTACGGCGGCTTCTTCGGCGCGGGCATCGGGATCCTCATGCTCGCCGCCCTGAGCCTCCTGGGCCTCACCGACATCCACCAGATGAACGGCCTCAAGAACTTCCTGGCCCTGTCCATCAACGGCGTGGCCATCCTGCTGTTCCTGGGCGCCGAGTTCCTCTTCCACGGCCGCAACGTCGTGTGGGGAACCGCGGCCCTCATGGCCGTGGCCGCCATGGGCGGGGGGTTCTTCGGCTCCCACATGGCCCACCGGGTGGGAAGGAAGACCGTGCGCGCCATCGTCGTGGGCGTGGGGTTCCTCCTCACCGCCTGGTACTTCTACAAGATCCACAAACCGGCCGTTCCTGCGGTCCCCGGCCTCATAATCCATACGTCCAACAATCCGGTTTTCGGAAACAAGTAG
- a CDS encoding response regulator has translation MAAKTRILFVDDEPLVLQGLQRLLRSMRGEWDMVFVTSGAEGLEELARAPFDVVVADMRMPGMNGAEFLNRVMRLYPGTIRLVLSGQADSDLILQVEGAAHQFLSKPCDPGILRTVIQSASEIGGRLRSDEIRRVLGGISHLPVLPAAYQEIQALLAIEATTVEDLGRVVEKDPGMTGNILKLVNSAYFGLRQRVSDPAEAVAFLGFDTLKALALVHGIFQQVRDFPPGFNGGHLWRHSLELAAGARGIARHEGLGREQAADCFTGGLLHDIGLLLMASGFPAEYQRISGLLASGGVELLDAEMDVLGVHHGEVGAHLLGLWGLPGAVVEAVAHHHGPRPALGITPEVIVHAAEVLSTSVGDFQVFGLHRDVDDAPIEDLLGPRLPAWKGILDRLREA, from the coding sequence ATGGCCGCCAAGACCCGGATCCTGTTCGTGGATGATGAACCGCTCGTTCTGCAGGGCCTCCAGCGGCTCCTGCGGAGCATGCGCGGCGAGTGGGACATGGTCTTCGTCACCAGCGGCGCCGAGGGCCTGGAGGAGCTGGCCCGGGCACCCTTCGACGTGGTGGTGGCGGATATGCGCATGCCGGGCATGAACGGCGCGGAATTCCTCAACCGGGTCATGCGCCTTTATCCCGGCACCATCCGGCTGGTGCTTTCGGGCCAGGCGGATTCCGACCTCATCCTCCAGGTGGAGGGCGCGGCCCACCAGTTCCTTTCCAAGCCCTGCGACCCCGGGATCCTCCGCACCGTGATCCAGTCCGCCAGCGAAATCGGAGGCCGGCTGCGCAGCGACGAGATCCGGCGGGTCCTGGGGGGGATTTCCCACCTTCCGGTGCTGCCGGCCGCCTACCAGGAGATCCAGGCCCTCCTGGCCATCGAGGCCACCACGGTGGAGGACCTGGGAAGGGTCGTGGAGAAGGACCCGGGCATGACGGGGAACATCCTGAAGTTGGTGAATTCCGCATACTTCGGCCTGCGCCAGCGGGTCTCGGATCCGGCGGAGGCCGTGGCCTTCCTGGGGTTCGACACCCTGAAGGCCCTGGCCCTCGTCCACGGCATCTTCCAGCAGGTGCGCGATTTCCCCCCCGGCTTCAATGGCGGCCACCTCTGGCGCCACAGCCTGGAGCTGGCCGCGGGGGCCCGGGGGATCGCCAGACATGAGGGCCTGGGCCGGGAGCAGGCCGCGGACTGCTTCACCGGGGGGCTCCTCCACGACATCGGCCTGCTCCTGATGGCTTCGGGCTTCCCGGCCGAGTACCAGCGGATCTCAGGCCTCCTCGCGTCCGGCGGGGTGGAACTCCTGGACGCCGAGATGGACGTGCTGGGCGTCCACCACGGCGAGGTGGGCGCCCACCTCCTGGGCCTCTGGGGCCTCCCGGGGGCGGTGGTGGAGGCCGTCGCCCATCACCACGGCCCCCGCCCCGCCCTGGGGATCACGCCCGAGGTGATCGTCCACGCCGCGGAAGTCCTGTCCACCTCCGTGGGCGATTTCCAGGTGTTCGGGCTCCACCGGGATGTCGACGACGCCCCCATCGAGGATCTCCTGGGGCCCCGGTTGCCGGCCTGGAAAGGCATCCTGGACCGGCTGCGGGAGGCGTAG
- a CDS encoding PAS domain S-box protein, translated as MSERPPEIHQPRALLVIEDDPLFSGALVELAARALPGAAVAGVATLGEGLRRVRGGGIEVVVLGSGLGGGPELPALDLLRREGGGVATVLVAKADPEAVAIQALRKGAQDCLGRAELSPELLARCLRRAFQRNACLLSPPGGGAEPGTEGQLRQNQEMFRIITENAGDLVTLLDRSGHRLFQNFAHARTLGFTMEELSEFPPMFLYHPEDRERLQEELERLFEGDGEGTTLFRMLHKDGTWRHFEGRAAVVHGGSAPADRAIIVSRDVTERVKADTELLKAHAIKNLILENSTLGIAFVRDRVFEWVNSRIGEILGRPVSELLGAPTRFLYPDDASYAAMAHATYDAMVRGECADITWQLLRGDGSPFWCRMIGRPLDPSRPHEGSVWLMEDITDQRRIEQERLSLEVQLRHAQKLEAIGQLAAGIAHEINTPTQYIGDNTRFLAEAFQDLLRVVEAQEEALPAPPGHLAELLEEVDLPYLKEEIPRALDQSAEGIARVTRIVKAMKDFSHPGSEDPLEVDLNRSIESTITVSRNEWKYVADLVLDLDPDLPPVLCYPNEINQAVLNLVVNAAHAIGEAQGGDSEAKGTITVSTALEAGMAVIRVRDTGAGIPEHVRPRIFDPFFTTKEVGKGTGQGLAIVHTVVVERHRGSVAFETETGAGSVFTLRIPVAPAPEGRPLG; from the coding sequence ATGTCCGAACGTCCCCCGGAAATTCACCAGCCCCGCGCCCTCCTGGTCATCGAGGACGACCCTCTTTTTTCGGGCGCCCTGGTCGAACTGGCCGCCAGGGCCCTTCCGGGCGCGGCCGTGGCCGGGGTGGCCACCCTCGGGGAGGGCCTGAGGCGGGTCCGCGGGGGCGGCATCGAGGTGGTGGTCCTGGGCTCCGGCCTCGGGGGCGGGCCGGAGCTCCCCGCCCTGGACCTCCTCCGCCGGGAGGGCGGCGGGGTCGCCACCGTCCTCGTGGCCAAGGCGGACCCGGAGGCCGTCGCGATCCAGGCCCTGCGCAAGGGGGCCCAGGATTGCCTGGGGCGGGCGGAACTCTCCCCGGAGCTCCTGGCCCGGTGCCTCCGCCGCGCCTTCCAGCGAAACGCCTGTCTGCTTTCCCCGCCCGGAGGGGGCGCGGAGCCGGGAACGGAAGGTCAATTGCGGCAAAATCAGGAGATGTTCCGGATCATCACCGAGAATGCCGGCGACCTGGTGACGTTGCTGGACCGTTCCGGCCACCGGTTGTTCCAGAATTTCGCCCACGCCCGGACCCTGGGTTTCACCATGGAGGAGCTCAGCGAATTCCCCCCGATGTTCCTGTACCACCCCGAGGACCGGGAGCGGCTCCAGGAGGAGCTGGAACGGCTCTTCGAGGGCGACGGGGAGGGCACGACCCTGTTCCGGATGCTGCACAAGGACGGCACCTGGCGCCACTTCGAGGGCCGGGCGGCGGTGGTGCACGGGGGTTCCGCCCCGGCGGACCGGGCCATCATCGTCTCCCGGGACGTCACGGAACGGGTGAAGGCGGATACCGAGCTCCTGAAGGCCCACGCCATCAAGAACCTCATCCTGGAGAACTCCACCCTGGGCATCGCCTTCGTGCGGGACCGGGTCTTCGAATGGGTCAATTCCCGCATCGGGGAGATCCTGGGGCGGCCCGTGTCCGAACTCCTGGGCGCCCCGACCCGGTTCCTGTATCCCGACGACGCGTCCTACGCCGCCATGGCCCACGCCACCTACGACGCCATGGTCCGGGGCGAGTGCGCCGACATCACCTGGCAGCTCCTGCGGGGGGACGGATCCCCGTTCTGGTGCCGCATGATCGGAAGGCCCCTGGACCCCTCCCGCCCCCACGAAGGTTCCGTGTGGCTCATGGAGGACATCACCGACCAGCGCCGCATCGAGCAGGAGCGCCTCTCCCTGGAAGTGCAGCTGCGCCACGCGCAGAAACTGGAGGCCATCGGCCAGCTCGCGGCGGGCATCGCCCACGAGATCAACACGCCCACCCAGTACATCGGCGACAACACGCGGTTCCTGGCCGAGGCCTTCCAGGACCTGCTGCGGGTGGTGGAGGCCCAGGAGGAGGCCCTCCCCGCGCCTCCCGGCCACCTGGCCGAGCTCCTGGAGGAGGTGGACCTGCCCTACCTCAAGGAGGAGATCCCCAGGGCCCTCGACCAGTCCGCGGAGGGCATCGCCCGGGTCACCCGCATCGTCAAGGCCATGAAGGACTTCTCCCACCCCGGCAGCGAGGATCCCCTGGAAGTGGACCTGAACCGCTCCATCGAGAGCACCATCACGGTTTCCCGCAACGAATGGAAATACGTGGCGGATCTCGTCCTGGACCTGGACCCGGACCTGCCGCCGGTGCTGTGCTACCCCAACGAGATCAACCAGGCCGTCCTCAACCTCGTGGTCAACGCCGCCCACGCCATCGGCGAGGCCCAGGGCGGGGACTCCGAGGCCAAGGGCACCATCACCGTCTCCACCGCCCTGGAGGCGGGCATGGCCGTCATCCGGGTGCGCGACACGGGCGCGGGGATCCCGGAGCACGTCCGGCCCCGGATCTTCGATCCCTTCTTCACCACCAAGGAGGTCGGCAAGGGAACCGGACAGGGCCTGGCCATCGTCCACACCGTCGTGGTGGAGCGCCACCGGGGCTCCGTCGCCTTCGAGACGGAGACCGGAGCGGGTTCCGTCTTCACCCTGCGCATCCCGGTGGCCCCCGCCCCGGAGGGGAGGCCCCTTGGCTAG
- a CDS encoding response regulator yields MRILLVDDQQLILLGLERMLRRMRNLWEVVAAESGRKALELLEVQPFDVLVTDLNMPGYSGVQLLEWGREHHPEMIRIVLSGHQETAMLHGAARLAHRFLTKPSEPGLLLATLVQVSEARDLGQADAALFGTVTGMGQLPGSPVTAHRVRRYLEDPSVPAATLGALVCQDPGLSAKVLQLVNSAFYGPPRATVDPWEAAQLLGREELADLLCDPAPPDAEARLKPLRESHLRAARLALAITRAEGAPAPVQDLAYCGGLLSAVGPMILALARPGTEGQDGPGISRLYLALLGLPAPLLDLVGNLETPGRAQLADPLAMAAVHVAAGLGDDGFLAGAGLLNRVPGWRNLEPAEREFP; encoded by the coding sequence ATGCGGATCCTCCTGGTGGACGACCAGCAGCTGATCCTGCTGGGCCTGGAGCGGATGCTCCGGCGCATGCGCAACCTCTGGGAAGTGGTGGCGGCCGAATCCGGGCGCAAGGCCCTGGAGCTGCTCGAAGTCCAGCCCTTCGACGTGCTGGTCACCGACCTCAACATGCCGGGCTACAGCGGCGTCCAGCTCCTGGAATGGGGCCGGGAACACCATCCGGAGATGATCCGCATCGTGCTCTCCGGGCACCAGGAAACCGCCATGCTCCATGGCGCGGCGCGCCTCGCCCACAGGTTCCTCACCAAGCCCAGCGAACCCGGGCTCCTCCTGGCGACCCTCGTCCAGGTGTCGGAGGCCCGGGACCTGGGGCAGGCCGACGCGGCGCTCTTCGGGACGGTGACGGGCATGGGGCAGCTGCCGGGGAGCCCCGTCACCGCCCACCGGGTGCGCAGGTACCTGGAGGATCCCTCGGTTCCCGCCGCGACCCTGGGAGCCCTGGTCTGCCAGGATCCCGGCCTTTCGGCCAAGGTCCTGCAGCTGGTCAATTCCGCCTTCTACGGCCCGCCCCGGGCCACCGTGGACCCCTGGGAGGCCGCGCAGCTCCTGGGCCGGGAGGAGCTGGCCGATCTCCTCTGCGATCCGGCTCCGCCCGACGCGGAAGCCCGGCTCAAGCCCCTGCGCGAATCCCATCTGCGCGCCGCCCGCCTTGCCCTGGCCATCACCCGCGCCGAGGGCGCCCCGGCGCCGGTCCAGGACCTGGCCTACTGCGGGGGCCTCCTTTCCGCCGTGGGCCCCATGATCCTGGCCCTGGCCCGGCCCGGAACGGAGGGCCAGGACGGACCCGGGATCTCCCGGCTCTACCTGGCCCTCCTGGGGCTTCCGGCGCCGCTGCTGGACCTCGTGGGGAACCTGGAGACCCCGGGCCGGGCGCAGCTCGCCGATCCCCTGGCCATGGCGGCCGTGCACGTGGCGGCGGGCCTCGGGGATGACGGATTCCTCGCCGGCGCGGGCCTGCTGAACCGCGTCCCGGGATGGCGGAACCTCGAACCCGCGGAAAGGGAATTCCCATGA
- a CDS encoding HD domain-containing phosphohydrolase, with translation MSPKVLLVDDDPNILAAYTRTLRKRFQFDTAQGGEEGLACIRDNPPYGVILSDMRMPGMDGIQFLSQAKELSPDSVRMMLTGNADQNTAIDAVNEGNIFRFLTKPCDPDTLALSLEAGIKQYQLVTAERELVEGTLKGSLALLVDLLSIADPVAFARSQHLGPLTQKLARALDLESTWVVTVASMLSQIGALTVPPSVMAKARSGDPLTSHERETVTRLPEIGSDLIRHIPRMEEVAQAILFMNKNYNGSGFPPVHAREEEIPLGGRILKVASDFLDLEERRGSAHAALAEMTQASLFYDPKVLQALARTLEMPDEPVAADQDLPRLATHDTVQAGQILVEGVETREGILVYPPLTRVGESHLERLKNFARLVGLKEPFLVLG, from the coding sequence ATGAGCCCCAAGGTTCTCCTGGTCGATGACGACCCCAACATCCTCGCCGCCTACACCCGGACCCTGCGCAAGCGGTTCCAGTTCGACACGGCCCAGGGGGGCGAAGAAGGCCTGGCCTGCATCCGGGACAACCCGCCCTACGGCGTCATCCTCTCCGACATGCGCATGCCCGGCATGGACGGGATCCAGTTCCTCAGCCAGGCCAAGGAACTGTCCCCGGATTCAGTCCGCATGATGCTCACCGGCAACGCCGACCAGAACACCGCCATCGACGCCGTGAACGAGGGCAACATCTTCCGCTTCCTCACCAAGCCCTGCGACCCCGATACCCTGGCGCTCTCCCTGGAGGCAGGTATCAAGCAGTACCAGCTGGTGACCGCGGAACGGGAGCTGGTGGAGGGCACCCTCAAGGGCAGCCTCGCCCTGCTGGTGGACCTGCTTTCCATCGCCGACCCGGTGGCGTTCGCCAGGAGCCAGCACCTGGGCCCCCTGACCCAGAAGCTCGCCCGGGCCCTGGACCTGGAATCCACCTGGGTGGTGACCGTGGCCTCCATGCTCAGCCAGATCGGGGCGCTGACGGTCCCCCCTTCGGTCATGGCCAAGGCCCGTTCGGGCGACCCGCTCACCTCCCACGAGCGCGAGACCGTCACGCGCCTGCCGGAGATCGGCTCCGACCTCATCCGGCACATCCCGCGCATGGAGGAGGTCGCCCAGGCCATCCTCTTCATGAACAAGAACTACAACGGCTCGGGCTTCCCCCCCGTCCACGCCCGGGAGGAGGAGATCCCCCTGGGCGGGCGCATCCTGAAGGTCGCCTCCGATTTCCTGGACCTGGAGGAACGGCGCGGCAGCGCCCATGCGGCCCTGGCGGAAATGACCCAGGCCTCCCTCTTCTACGACCCCAAGGTGCTCCAGGCCCTGGCGCGCACCCTGGAGATGCCCGACGAGCCCGTGGCCGCGGACCAGGACCTGCCCCGCCTCGCCACCCACGACACCGTCCAGGCCGGCCAGATCCTGGTTGAGGGCGTCGAGACCCGGGAGGGGATCCTGGTCTATCCGCCCCTCACCCGCGTGGGGGAGAGCCACCTGGAGCGCCTGAAGAACTTCGCCCGGCTCGTGGGCCTGAAGGAGCCCTTCCTAGTCCTTGGATGA
- a CDS encoding PAS domain-containing sensor histidine kinase produces the protein MNPLPGSGEPPPGALEALLESLDSWTALVDLDGFVSVVNRGWAAYEGGNPFVAGLGPGDDYGAAVRKVTSSADGNLSIVALGLLAVLKGKVPRLRLEFPLKGDSTQWFGVLAVRSGGMVVFHHSDFTERMQIMQRLRKAETLFKATTEHALDLISVLDTDGKVVFTSHSHPKVLGYSEPEWKALRLEDLVHPGDAEAYLRNIRDAFRSGLSPFFEYRILNRSGAWSIFEGRAAVVETASASNETVLLISRDITSRKQAELERASMEVQLRQAQKLEAVGQLAAGIAHEINTPTQYISDNVRFLEEAFNSLAEILREEGGLLDEASKDAGLAARATGIRELIQREDLDYLLGEVPRAIQQSLEGLTRVSSIVKAMKIFSHPGVPGRVVVDLNQCVETTCIVARNEWKYVALLDTELDPDLPKISCYPGEVNQMILNLIINAAHAIEAALGGSGEKGRITVRTSRDGDWAVLQVEDTGTGIPKHIQDQVFLPFFTTKAVGKGTGQGLAIVHSVAAKHGGTVGFETEEGRGTTFTVRLPISSKD, from the coding sequence ATGAATCCCCTACCCGGTTCCGGCGAACCCCCTCCAGGAGCCCTGGAGGCGCTGCTGGAATCCCTGGATTCCTGGACGGCCCTGGTGGACCTGGACGGCTTCGTCTCCGTGGTCAACCGCGGCTGGGCGGCCTACGAGGGGGGCAATCCCTTCGTGGCGGGCCTGGGCCCCGGGGACGACTACGGGGCGGCGGTGCGCAAGGTGACGTCCTCGGCGGACGGGAATCTCTCCATCGTGGCCCTGGGGCTCCTGGCGGTGCTCAAAGGGAAGGTGCCGCGCCTGCGCCTGGAATTCCCGCTCAAGGGGGACTCCACCCAGTGGTTCGGGGTCCTGGCGGTGCGCTCGGGGGGCATGGTGGTCTTCCACCATTCGGATTTCACGGAGCGCATGCAGATCATGCAGCGCCTGCGCAAGGCCGAGACCCTCTTCAAGGCCACCACGGAGCATGCCCTGGACCTCATCTCGGTGCTGGACACGGACGGGAAGGTGGTCTTCACGAGCCACTCCCACCCCAAGGTGCTGGGCTATTCCGAACCCGAATGGAAGGCGCTCCGGCTGGAGGACCTGGTCCACCCCGGGGATGCCGAGGCCTACCTGAGGAACATCCGCGACGCCTTCCGGAGCGGGCTGAGTCCCTTCTTCGAGTACCGGATCCTCAACCGCAGCGGCGCCTGGAGCATCTTCGAGGGCCGGGCGGCGGTGGTGGAGACGGCTTCGGCCAGCAACGAGACGGTGCTTCTCATCTCCCGGGACATCACGAGCCGCAAGCAGGCCGAGCTCGAGCGGGCCTCCATGGAGGTCCAGCTGCGCCAGGCCCAGAAGCTGGAGGCCGTGGGGCAGCTGGCCGCGGGCATCGCCCACGAGATCAACACGCCCACCCAGTACATCAGCGACAACGTCCGGTTCCTGGAGGAGGCCTTCAACAGCCTGGCCGAGATCCTCCGGGAGGAGGGGGGGCTCCTGGACGAGGCCTCCAAGGATGCGGGCCTGGCGGCGCGGGCCACGGGCATCCGCGAGCTGATCCAGCGGGAGGACCTGGACTACCTCCTGGGCGAGGTGCCCCGGGCCATCCAGCAGTCCCTGGAGGGTCTTACCCGCGTATCCAGCATCGTGAAGGCCATGAAGATCTTCAGCCACCCGGGGGTGCCCGGGCGGGTGGTGGTGGACCTCAACCAGTGCGTGGAGACCACCTGCATCGTGGCGCGCAACGAGTGGAAATACGTCGCGCTCCTGGACACCGAACTGGACCCGGACCTGCCGAAGATCTCCTGCTACCCGGGTGAGGTGAACCAGATGATCCTCAACCTGATCATCAACGCCGCCCACGCCATCGAGGCCGCCCTGGGCGGCTCGGGGGAGAAGGGGAGGATCACGGTGCGCACCTCCCGGGACGGGGACTGGGCCGTGCTCCAGGTGGAGGACACCGGCACGGGCATTCCCAAACACATCCAGGACCAGGTGTTCCTCCCCTTCTTCACCACCAAGGCCGTGGGCAAGGGCACGGGGCAGGGGCTGGCCATCGTCCATTCCGTCGCGGCCAAGCACGGCGGTACGGTGGGCTTCGAGACGGAGGAGGGCAGGGGCACGACCTTCACCGTGCGCCTTCCCATCTCATCCAAGGACTAG
- a CDS encoding ABC transporter permease, translated as MNHNAVVGSALTALLRNKLRSALTVLGITIGIAAVIGVVAIGKAGQARVEQQMKNLGDNFVWIEAGGRAVNGVRTGSRGTKTLTLEDAWAIRTQIPLIKNVSPNVDASTQIVYGNQNWFCTFRGVSPEYFDIKRWTVDQGAAFTQEDVEQAADVCAIGRTLQTQLFGGEDPVGKVIRVGALPCKVVATLLPKGVSATGQDQDDTLLLPYTTAQKKLMGITWLEDILCSAVSQEVVKLAGQQSAALLRERHHLRPEVPDDFNIRNPEDVIQAQMEASRTLSLLLVAIASISLLVGGIGIMNVMLVSVTERTREIGVRVAVGATEEAIQLQFLGESVLLSLVGGAAGVALGLLASAFIGRALQWPMEVSVQAILLAVVFSVGVGIFFGYYPARKASRLDPIEALRYE; from the coding sequence ATGAACCACAATGCCGTCGTCGGATCGGCCCTGACCGCCCTTCTGCGGAACAAGCTCCGCAGCGCCCTGACCGTCCTGGGCATCACCATCGGCATCGCCGCCGTCATCGGGGTGGTGGCCATCGGCAAGGCGGGCCAGGCCCGGGTGGAACAGCAGATGAAGAACCTGGGAGACAACTTCGTCTGGATCGAGGCCGGGGGCCGGGCGGTGAACGGGGTGCGGACCGGTAGCCGGGGCACCAAGACCCTGACCCTGGAGGACGCCTGGGCCATCCGCACCCAGATCCCCCTCATCAAGAACGTCTCCCCCAACGTGGACGCATCCACCCAGATCGTCTACGGCAACCAGAACTGGTTCTGCACCTTCCGGGGCGTCTCGCCGGAATATTTCGACATCAAGCGCTGGACCGTCGACCAGGGCGCGGCCTTCACCCAGGAGGACGTGGAGCAGGCCGCGGACGTGTGCGCCATCGGCCGCACCCTCCAGACCCAGCTCTTCGGGGGGGAGGATCCGGTGGGCAAGGTGATCCGGGTGGGCGCCCTGCCCTGCAAGGTGGTGGCGACCCTCCTTCCCAAGGGCGTCTCCGCCACCGGACAGGACCAGGACGATACGCTCCTCCTGCCCTACACGACGGCTCAGAAGAAGCTCATGGGCATCACCTGGCTGGAGGACATCCTCTGTTCGGCGGTCTCCCAGGAGGTGGTGAAGCTGGCCGGCCAGCAATCCGCGGCCCTCCTGCGGGAACGCCATCATCTCCGGCCCGAGGTGCCCGACGATTTCAACATCCGCAACCCCGAGGACGTCATCCAGGCCCAGATGGAGGCCAGCCGGACCCTCTCGCTCCTCCTGGTGGCCATCGCCTCCATCTCCCTCCTGGTGGGCGGGATCGGGATCATGAACGTGATGCTGGTCTCGGTCACGGAACGCACCCGTGAGATCGGCGTCCGGGTCGCGGTGGGAGCCACCGAGGAGGCCATCCAGCTCCAGTTCCTGGGCGAGTCCGTGCTCCTGAGCCTGGTGGGCGGGGCCGCGGGCGTGGCCCTCGGCCTCCTGGCCAGCGCCTTCATTGGGCGCGCGCTCCAGTGGCCCATGGAGGTCTCCGTCCAGGCCATCCTCCTGGCGGTGGTCTTCTCCGTGGGGGTCGGCATCTTCTTCGGGTACTACCCGGCCCGGAAGGCTTCCCGGCTGGATCCCATCGAGGCGTTGCGCTATGAATGA